In one Cronobacter dublinensis subsp. dublinensis LMG 23823 genomic region, the following are encoded:
- a CDS encoding AraC family transcriptional regulator: MNRDSVCRKIADEIRRLKEKEKMLAFLPPEVRLLYGTTPGARTPVIYQPGIIFLFSGHKTGYLNDKVFRYDPREYLLLTVPLPFECETFATPQEPLAGLRINIDLLQLQALVMEIGEDDHFRPAPCSCGINSGVLTDEILCAVERLLEVLETPLDARILGKQVVREILYHVLKGPGGGALLALVSRQTHFSLISRALRRIETRYAETLTVEQLAAEANMSVSAFHHNFKAVTSTSPLQYLKTWRLQQARLLMLHNGMKASAAAMQVGYESASQFSREFKRYFGVTPGEDAARMRAMA, from the coding sequence ATGAACCGTGACAGCGTCTGCCGCAAAATTGCCGACGAGATTAGGAGACTGAAAGAGAAAGAAAAAATGCTGGCGTTTCTGCCGCCGGAGGTGCGTCTGCTGTACGGCACGACGCCCGGCGCGCGCACACCGGTCATTTATCAGCCTGGCATCATATTTCTCTTTTCCGGCCATAAAACGGGTTATCTCAACGATAAAGTTTTCCGCTACGATCCGCGCGAATATCTGCTGCTGACGGTGCCGCTGCCGTTTGAGTGCGAAACGTTCGCCACCCCGCAGGAGCCGCTGGCGGGCCTGCGCATTAATATCGATCTGTTACAGCTTCAGGCGCTGGTGATGGAGATTGGCGAAGATGACCACTTCCGGCCCGCGCCCTGTTCGTGCGGCATTAACTCGGGCGTGCTGACCGATGAGATCCTCTGCGCCGTCGAGCGGCTGCTGGAGGTGCTGGAGACGCCGCTCGACGCGCGGATCCTCGGCAAGCAGGTCGTGCGCGAAATCCTGTATCACGTCCTGAAAGGGCCGGGCGGCGGGGCGCTGCTGGCGCTGGTGAGCCGTCAGACGCATTTTAGCCTGATAAGCCGCGCGCTGCGGCGCATCGAAACGCGCTATGCCGAAACCCTGACGGTGGAGCAACTCGCCGCGGAGGCCAACATGAGCGTGTCAGCGTTTCACCATAATTTTAAAGCGGTGACGAGCACCTCTCCGCTGCAATATCTGAAAACCTGGCGGTTGCAGCAGGCGCGGTTATTGATGCTGCATAACGGCATGAAAGCCAGCGCGGCGGCAATGCAGGTAGGGTATGAGAGCGCGTCGCAGTTTAGTCGGGAGTTCAAACGTTATTTCGGCGTCACGCCGGGAGAGGACGCCGCGCGGATGCGCGCGATGGCGTGA
- the yqhD gene encoding alcohol dehydrogenase: protein MNNFNLHNPTHIAFGKGAISELRSLIPADSRVLITYGGGSVKKTGVLDQVYSALNGLDVLEFGGIEPNPSYETLMNAVELVRKEKVTFLLAVGGGSVLDGTKFIAAAAHYTAASDPWHILETRGSDITDAIPMGSVLTLPATGSESNKGAVVSRRATGDKQAFHSPFVQPRFAILDPVYTYTLPPRQVANGVVDAFVHTVEQYVTYPVNAKIQDRFAEGILLTLIEEGPKALKEPENYDVRANLMWAATQALNGLIGAGVPQDWATHMLGHELTAMHGLDHAQTLAVVLPALWNEKRNEKRAKLLQYAGRVWNITEGSDDERIDAAIAATRRFFETMGAPTRLSDYGLDGSSIPALLAKLEEHGLTALGEHQDITLDVSRRIYEAAR, encoded by the coding sequence ATGAACAACTTTAACCTCCACAATCCGACCCACATTGCCTTTGGTAAAGGCGCCATCAGCGAACTGCGCTCGCTCATCCCGGCCGACAGCCGCGTACTCATTACCTACGGCGGCGGCAGCGTTAAGAAAACCGGCGTGCTCGATCAGGTCTACAGCGCGTTAAACGGTCTCGACGTGCTGGAGTTCGGCGGCATCGAGCCGAACCCGTCTTACGAAACGCTGATGAACGCCGTTGAACTGGTGCGTAAAGAAAAAGTGACATTCTTACTGGCCGTCGGCGGCGGTTCGGTACTGGATGGCACTAAATTTATCGCCGCCGCCGCGCACTACACCGCCGCAAGCGATCCGTGGCATATCCTTGAAACCCGCGGCAGCGATATTACCGACGCCATCCCGATGGGCTCGGTGCTGACGCTGCCTGCGACCGGCTCGGAATCCAATAAAGGCGCGGTGGTTTCGCGCCGCGCCACGGGCGATAAACAAGCGTTCCACTCGCCGTTTGTGCAGCCGCGCTTCGCCATTCTCGACCCGGTTTACACCTACACCCTGCCGCCGCGTCAGGTAGCGAACGGCGTGGTGGACGCGTTTGTGCACACCGTCGAGCAGTACGTCACGTACCCGGTGAACGCGAAAATTCAGGACCGCTTCGCCGAAGGCATTCTGCTGACGCTTATCGAAGAAGGCCCGAAAGCGCTGAAAGAGCCGGAAAACTACGACGTGCGCGCCAACCTGATGTGGGCCGCCACCCAGGCGCTGAACGGCCTGATTGGCGCGGGCGTGCCGCAGGACTGGGCGACGCATATGCTCGGCCATGAGCTGACGGCGATGCACGGGCTGGATCACGCCCAGACGCTGGCGGTCGTGCTGCCAGCGCTGTGGAATGAGAAGCGCAACGAGAAGCGCGCCAAACTGCTGCAATATGCCGGGCGCGTGTGGAATATCACCGAAGGCAGCGACGATGAACGCATCGATGCCGCGATTGCCGCCACCCGCCGTTTCTTTGAAACCATGGGCGCGCCAACCCGCCTGAGTGATTACGGCCTGGACGGCAGTTCCATCCCGGCGCTGCTGGCGAAACTCGAAGAGCACGGCCTGACCGCGCTTGGCGAACACCAGGACATTACCCTCGACGTCAGCCGCCGCATTTACGAGGCCGCCCGCTAA
- the dkgA gene encoding 2,5-didehydrogluconate reductase DkgA: MANPGVIKLHDGNLMPQLGLGVWQASNEDVVTAIHKALEVGYRSIDTAAAYKNEQGVGDALKSADIARDELFITTKLWNDDQKRPREALEESLEKLQLDYVDLYLMHWPVPAIDHYVEAWKGMIELQQEGLIKSIGVCNFNVEHLQRIIDETGVTPVINQIELHPLLQQRQLHAWNATHKIQTESWSPLAQGGEGVFDQKIIRTLADKYSKTPAQIVIRWHLDSGLVVIPKSVTPSRIAENFDVWDFRLDKDELSEIAKLDQGKRLGPDPEQFGG, encoded by the coding sequence ATGGCAAATCCAGGCGTAATTAAGCTGCATGACGGCAACCTGATGCCCCAGCTCGGCCTCGGCGTATGGCAAGCGTCTAACGAAGATGTTGTCACCGCTATCCATAAAGCGCTGGAGGTGGGCTATCGCTCCATCGATACCGCGGCGGCCTATAAAAACGAACAGGGCGTGGGCGATGCGTTGAAAAGCGCGGACATTGCGCGCGACGAGCTGTTTATCACTACCAAACTGTGGAATGACGACCAGAAGCGCCCGCGCGAGGCGCTGGAAGAGAGCCTCGAAAAGCTGCAGCTCGACTATGTGGATCTCTATCTGATGCACTGGCCGGTGCCGGCTATCGACCACTATGTCGAGGCCTGGAAAGGCATGATCGAACTCCAGCAGGAAGGGCTCATCAAGAGCATCGGCGTCTGTAACTTTAACGTAGAGCATCTGCAACGCATCATTGATGAAACAGGCGTCACGCCGGTTATCAACCAGATTGAGCTGCACCCGCTGCTGCAACAGCGCCAGCTGCACGCCTGGAACGCCACGCACAAGATCCAGACGGAATCCTGGAGCCCGCTGGCGCAGGGCGGCGAAGGCGTATTCGATCAGAAAATCATCCGTACGCTTGCCGATAAGTACAGCAAAACCCCGGCGCAGATTGTCATCCGCTGGCATCTCGATTCCGGCCTGGTGGTTATCCCGAAATCCGTTACGCCGTCGCGTATCGCGGAAAACTTCGACGTCTGGGATTTCCGCCTGGATAAAGACGAGCTGAGCGAAATCGCGAAACTCGATCAGGGCAAACGCCTCGGCCCGGACCCGGAACAGTTCGGCGGATAA
- a CDS encoding DUF3828 domain-containing protein, whose translation MKHRLALVMLFFSASALAQGAEQTPTQFLKALYQSYSKGNEPVDFTSQGEKQILSDRLLKLVDEDTRLAGGEVGFLDYDPICYCQDWDDLAVDKINVTNSDAAHAKATVTFRPFRSSPDATTQSFALINEKGRWRIDDIMNGNGSLSQSLQESSKQLRADSANSDAVAP comes from the coding sequence ATGAAGCACCGCTTAGCGTTAGTTATGCTGTTTTTTTCCGCCAGCGCGCTGGCGCAAGGGGCCGAGCAGACCCCTACGCAATTTTTGAAAGCGCTTTACCAAAGTTATTCCAAAGGCAATGAACCCGTTGATTTCACAAGCCAAGGCGAGAAGCAGATCCTCTCCGATCGCCTGTTAAAGCTGGTCGATGAAGACACCCGTCTCGCGGGCGGCGAAGTTGGCTTTCTCGATTACGATCCCATCTGCTATTGCCAGGACTGGGACGATCTGGCGGTAGATAAAATCAATGTGACCAACAGCGATGCCGCGCACGCCAAAGCGACAGTGACGTTCCGTCCGTTTCGCAGCTCACCGGACGCCACCACGCAAAGCTTCGCGCTTATCAATGAAAAAGGCCGCTGGCGCATCGATGACATCATGAACGGCAACGGCAGCCTCTCTCAGTCGCTACAGGAGAGCAGTAAGCAACTGCGCGCCGATAGCGCTAACAGCGACGCCGTCGCCCCCTGA
- a CDS encoding putative quinol monooxygenase, translating to MTVPVVAVFVSKPGNEETLEQLFRGVIEKTHAEEGCIVYQLNRDSENPRRFVWTEEWESRELLQKHLQSAHIVHLFSELPKYIETSDVMLLDKLAGGSAK from the coding sequence ATGACCGTTCCGGTAGTCGCTGTTTTTGTCAGTAAGCCTGGCAATGAAGAGACGCTTGAGCAGCTGTTTCGCGGCGTGATCGAGAAAACGCACGCGGAAGAGGGCTGCATCGTTTACCAGCTGAACCGCGACAGTGAAAATCCGCGCCGTTTCGTCTGGACTGAAGAGTGGGAGAGCCGTGAACTGCTGCAAAAACATCTGCAGTCGGCGCACATCGTTCACCTGTTCTCTGAGCTGCCGAAATATATCGAAACCTCAGACGTGATGCTGCTGGATAAACTCGCAGGCGGCAGCGCGAAGTAA
- the grxB gene encoding glutaredoxin 2 encodes MKLHIYEHCPFCVRALMIFGLKKLPVEVSVIMEGDAETPTRMVGRKVVPILEKEDGTYMPESMDIVRYVDGLAAPRVADAPVDEAVKQWCESVSGPLFNLVIPRFTEGDFAELATPEARRAYAAREEKAFGDLDALRAQTPALLEQVNAKLAALEPLVAERHAVDTTDFILFPLLRSLTIVKGAAFGPQAQAYLARVSAQTQVALLSDQAK; translated from the coding sequence ATGAAGCTGCATATCTACGAGCACTGCCCGTTCTGCGTCCGCGCCCTGATGATTTTCGGCCTGAAAAAGCTACCCGTTGAGGTGTCGGTCATTATGGAAGGTGACGCCGAAACGCCGACCCGCATGGTCGGGCGCAAAGTGGTGCCGATTCTTGAAAAAGAAGACGGCACGTATATGCCGGAGAGTATGGACATCGTGCGCTACGTTGATGGGCTTGCCGCGCCGCGCGTCGCCGATGCGCCGGTCGATGAGGCGGTAAAACAGTGGTGCGAGTCGGTCTCCGGCCCGCTGTTCAATCTGGTTATCCCGCGCTTTACCGAGGGCGATTTCGCCGAACTGGCGACCCCGGAAGCCCGTCGCGCCTACGCCGCGCGTGAAGAGAAAGCGTTTGGCGATCTGGACGCGCTACGCGCGCAGACGCCTGCGCTGCTTGAGCAGGTTAACGCGAAGCTCGCGGCGCTTGAGCCGCTGGTAGCCGAGCGTCACGCGGTCGATACCACCGATTTTATTCTCTTCCCGCTGCTGCGCTCGCTCACCATCGTGAAAGGCGCGGCATTCGGCCCGCAGGCGCAGGCGTACCTTGCGCGCGTGTCGGCGCAGACGCAGGTGGCGCTGTTAAGCGACCAGGCAAAATAA
- the treR gene encoding trehalose operon repressor TreR, whose product MQTRLTIKDIARLSGVGKSTVSRVLNNESGVSERTREKVEAVMRQHGFSPSRSARAMRGQSDKVVAIIVTRLDSLSENLAVQTMLPALYEQGYDPIMLESRFSPALVQEHLGVLSRRHIDGVILFSFTGVNEALSAAWQDSLVLMARDAPGFASVCFDDEGAIRLLMQRLYEQGHRRISFLGVPHSDITTGKRRHEAYLAFCAQHGLTPCDTLPGLAMKQGYEHAAEVLHDDTTALVCATDTLAIGVSKYLQQRGGAPLQLASVGNTPLLKFLHPETIAVDPGYGEAGRAAAKQLIDQITRRADPRQIVIPAHLD is encoded by the coding sequence ATGCAAACCCGTCTCACCATCAAAGATATCGCGCGCTTAAGCGGCGTGGGGAAATCCACGGTCTCGCGCGTGCTCAATAACGAGAGCGGCGTCAGCGAGCGCACCCGTGAAAAGGTGGAGGCGGTGATGCGCCAGCACGGTTTTTCGCCCTCCCGTTCGGCGCGGGCGATGCGCGGGCAGAGCGATAAAGTGGTGGCGATTATAGTAACGCGTCTGGATTCGCTGTCGGAAAACCTGGCGGTGCAGACGATGCTGCCGGCGCTCTATGAACAGGGCTACGACCCTATCATGCTGGAGAGCCGTTTTTCGCCGGCGCTGGTGCAGGAGCATTTAGGCGTGCTGAGCCGCCGCCATATCGACGGCGTGATTTTATTCAGCTTTACCGGCGTCAACGAGGCGCTGAGCGCCGCCTGGCAGGATTCGCTGGTGCTGATGGCGCGCGACGCGCCAGGCTTTGCGTCGGTCTGTTTTGACGACGAGGGCGCGATACGGCTCCTGATGCAGCGGCTGTATGAACAAGGCCACCGGCGCATCAGTTTTCTCGGCGTGCCGCACAGCGATATCACCACCGGCAAACGTCGCCACGAAGCCTATCTCGCTTTTTGCGCGCAGCACGGGCTGACGCCCTGCGACACGCTGCCGGGGCTTGCGATGAAACAGGGCTACGAGCACGCCGCCGAAGTGCTCCATGACGACACCACCGCGCTGGTCTGCGCCACCGACACCCTCGCCATCGGCGTCAGCAAATACCTCCAGCAGCGCGGCGGCGCGCCGTTGCAGCTCGCGAGCGTAGGCAATACGCCGCTGCTGAAATTCCTGCACCCGGAGACGATCGCCGTCGATCCTGGCTACGGCGAAGCCGGGCGCGCGGCGGCGAAACAGCTTATCGATCAGATTACCCGCCGCGCCGATCCGCGCCAGATAGTGATCCCCGCTCATCTCGACTGA
- the treB gene encoding PTS trehalose transporter subunit IIBC: MSKVNQQDIDKLIELVGGRENIATVSHCITRLRFVLNQPAKANPKAIEELSMVKGCFTNAGQFQVVIGTNVGDYYQALIATSGHSAASKDQAKLAARQNMKWHERLISHFAEIFFPLLPALISGGLVLGFRNVIGDVPMSGGQTLAQMFPVLQTVNDFLWLIGEAIFFYLPVGICWSAVRKMGGTPILGIVLGITLVSPQLMNAYLLGQQTPEVWNFGLFSIAKVGYQAQVIPALLAGLALGMIEIRLKRLVPDYLYLVVVPVCSLLLAVFLAHAFIGPFGRLIGDGVAFAVRHLMTGSFAPVGAALFGFLYAPLVITGVHQTTLAVDMQMIQSMGGTPVWPLIALSNIAQGSAVMGIIATSRKHNEREISVPAAISAYLGVTEPAMYGINMKYRFPMLCGMVGSCIAGLLCGLSGVMANGIGVGGLPAILSIQTSYWSVYGMAMLVAIIVPFILTTFIYKRKSRQGTLLVV, encoded by the coding sequence ATGAGCAAAGTAAACCAACAGGATATCGATAAACTGATAGAACTGGTGGGCGGCCGTGAGAATATCGCGACCGTCAGCCACTGTATTACCCGCCTGCGCTTTGTACTGAACCAGCCGGCCAAAGCCAATCCGAAAGCCATTGAAGAACTGTCGATGGTCAAAGGCTGTTTCACCAACGCCGGGCAGTTCCAGGTGGTAATCGGCACCAACGTCGGCGATTACTATCAGGCGCTGATCGCCACCAGCGGCCATAGCGCCGCCAGTAAAGATCAGGCCAAACTCGCCGCGCGCCAGAACATGAAATGGCACGAGCGGCTGATCTCCCACTTTGCCGAAATCTTCTTCCCGCTGCTGCCCGCGCTGATTAGCGGCGGTCTGGTGCTCGGTTTTCGCAATGTGATAGGCGACGTGCCGATGAGCGGCGGCCAGACGCTGGCGCAGATGTTCCCGGTGCTGCAAACGGTGAACGATTTCCTGTGGCTTATCGGCGAGGCGATTTTCTTCTACCTGCCGGTCGGGATCTGCTGGTCGGCGGTGCGCAAAATGGGCGGCACGCCGATCCTCGGGATCGTGCTCGGCATCACGCTGGTCTCTCCGCAGCTGATGAACGCCTACCTGCTCGGCCAGCAAACGCCGGAAGTGTGGAACTTCGGGCTCTTTTCCATCGCCAAAGTGGGTTATCAGGCGCAGGTCATCCCCGCGCTGCTGGCGGGTCTCGCGCTCGGCATGATTGAAATACGCTTGAAACGGCTGGTGCCGGATTATCTCTATCTGGTGGTTGTGCCGGTCTGTTCGCTACTGCTCGCCGTGTTCCTGGCGCATGCGTTTATCGGCCCGTTCGGACGCCTTATCGGCGACGGCGTGGCGTTCGCGGTGCGTCATCTGATGACCGGCAGCTTCGCGCCCGTCGGCGCCGCGCTGTTTGGCTTCCTCTATGCGCCGCTGGTTATCACAGGCGTCCATCAGACCACGCTTGCCGTCGATATGCAGATGATCCAGAGCATGGGCGGTACGCCGGTGTGGCCGCTGATTGCGCTGTCGAATATCGCGCAGGGGTCGGCGGTGATGGGCATCATTGCCACCAGCCGCAAACACAACGAGCGCGAGATTTCCGTTCCGGCGGCGATCTCCGCCTATCTCGGCGTCACCGAGCCCGCGATGTACGGCATCAACATGAAATACCGCTTCCCGATGCTGTGCGGCATGGTGGGCTCGTGCATCGCCGGGCTACTGTGCGGCTTAAGCGGCGTGATGGCCAACGGCATCGGCGTCGGCGGCCTGCCGGCCATTCTCTCCATCCAGACCAGCTACTGGAGCGTGTACGGTATGGCGATGCTGGTGGCGATTATCGTGCCGTTTATCCTGACAACGTTCATCTATAAGCGTAAATCCCGCCAGGGAACGTTATTAGTCGTCTAA
- the treC gene encoding alpha,alpha-phosphotrehalase, translating into MTKTLPWWQNGVIYQIYPKSFQDTSGNGTGDLAGVIRRLDYLQTLGVDAIWLTPFYLSPQVDNGYDVANYTAIDPAYGTLEEFDTLVAEAHARGIRLILDMVFNHTSTQHAWFHDALTRESAHRDFYIWRDGTPEEAPNNWRSKFGGSAWRWHAESGQYYLHLFAPEQADLNWENPQVRDDVKKVCEFWADRGVDGLRLDVINLISKDSDFPSDDQGDGRRFYTDGPRIHDYLQELSRDVFTPRGLMTVGEMSSTTLDNCKRYAALEGHELSMTFNFHHLKVDYPNGQKWTLAQPDFVALKAIFNHWQQGMHNVAWNALFWCNHDQPRIVSRFGDEGELRVPAAKMLAMVLHGMQGTPYIYQGEELGMTNPHFTRIIDYRDVESHNMFAERRAQGQSPETLLAILASKSRDNSRTPMQWDDSDNGGFTTGTPWIGLCDNYREINAARALDDPDSVFYAYQKLIQLRKAHPIFTWGDYQDLLAEHPYLWCYRREWQGQQLVVMANLSRETHWCTPGAFSGEWQLLMSNYPDAASEPAEMNLRPFEAAIWLQS; encoded by the coding sequence ATGACTAAAACTCTGCCCTGGTGGCAAAACGGGGTGATTTACCAGATTTACCCGAAGAGCTTCCAGGATACTTCCGGCAACGGCACCGGCGATCTGGCGGGCGTTATCCGCCGCCTCGATTATCTGCAAACGCTCGGCGTCGACGCCATCTGGCTCACCCCCTTTTATCTCTCCCCGCAGGTCGATAACGGCTATGACGTGGCGAATTACACCGCCATCGACCCGGCCTACGGGACGCTGGAGGAGTTCGACACGCTGGTGGCCGAGGCGCACGCGCGCGGCATCCGGCTGATTCTGGATATGGTGTTTAACCACACCTCGACCCAGCACGCCTGGTTTCACGACGCGCTGACCCGCGAGAGCGCGCACCGCGATTTCTACATCTGGCGCGACGGCACGCCGGAGGAGGCCCCCAACAACTGGCGCTCAAAATTCGGCGGCAGCGCGTGGCGCTGGCACGCGGAGAGCGGCCAGTATTATCTGCACCTCTTCGCGCCCGAACAGGCGGACCTCAACTGGGAAAACCCGCAGGTGCGCGACGACGTTAAAAAAGTCTGCGAATTCTGGGCCGATCGCGGCGTCGATGGTCTGCGCCTGGATGTGATTAACCTGATTTCCAAAGACAGCGATTTTCCTTCCGATGACCAGGGCGACGGGCGGCGTTTTTACACCGACGGACCACGCATTCATGATTATCTGCAGGAACTCAGCCGCGATGTGTTTACGCCGCGCGGGCTGATGACGGTTGGCGAAATGTCCTCCACCACGCTCGATAACTGCAAGCGTTATGCCGCGCTGGAGGGCCACGAGCTCTCAATGACCTTTAACTTTCACCATCTGAAAGTGGATTACCCCAACGGGCAGAAGTGGACGCTGGCGCAGCCCGATTTCGTGGCGCTGAAAGCCATCTTCAACCACTGGCAGCAGGGGATGCATAATGTCGCCTGGAATGCGCTGTTCTGGTGTAACCACGACCAGCCGCGCATCGTCTCGCGCTTCGGCGACGAGGGCGAGCTGCGCGTTCCGGCGGCGAAAATGCTCGCGATGGTGCTGCACGGTATGCAGGGCACGCCGTATATCTATCAGGGCGAAGAGCTCGGCATGACCAACCCGCACTTTACGCGCATCATCGATTACCGCGACGTGGAGAGCCATAACATGTTTGCGGAGCGCCGCGCGCAGGGGCAAAGCCCGGAGACGCTGCTCGCTATCCTCGCCAGCAAATCGCGCGACAACAGCCGCACGCCGATGCAGTGGGATGACAGCGACAACGGCGGCTTCACCACCGGCACGCCGTGGATTGGGCTGTGCGATAACTACCGCGAGATCAACGCCGCCCGCGCGCTCGACGATCCAGACTCCGTCTTTTACGCCTACCAAAAGCTGATTCAGCTGCGCAAAGCGCACCCGATCTTCACCTGGGGCGACTATCAGGATCTGCTGGCGGAGCACCCGTATCTCTGGTGTTACCGCCGCGAATGGCAGGGCCAGCAGCTGGTGGTGATGGCCAACCTTAGTCGCGAAACGCACTGGTGTACGCCGGGCGCATTCAGCGGCGAATGGCAGCTGTTAATGAGCAACTACCCGGACGCGGCCTCTGAACCTGCGGAAATGAACCTGCGCCCGTTCGAAGCCGCTATCTGGCTGCAATCCTGA
- a CDS encoding NAD(P)H-dependent oxidoreductase encodes MKKVLVLAGHRYPDESRVNHAAIEALKALPQVTVHELMREYPDFRIDVKREQALLLAHDAVVMLFPFWWYSAPAILKEWQDHVLEHGFAYGSGGDRLHGKPFMLMVSTGGNAQAYSPQGYNRYPIEEFWLPFRATANMTGMVWQTPALIQGTHVLSDAELDAGIAQWLSRVNALVS; translated from the coding sequence ATGAAAAAAGTATTGGTACTGGCCGGGCACCGTTACCCGGATGAATCGCGCGTCAACCACGCCGCCATCGAGGCGCTGAAGGCGCTGCCGCAGGTGACGGTGCATGAACTGATGCGCGAGTACCCGGATTTCAGGATTGACGTGAAGCGTGAGCAGGCGTTGCTGCTGGCGCATGACGCGGTGGTCATGCTGTTCCCGTTCTGGTGGTACAGCGCGCCCGCGATTTTAAAAGAGTGGCAGGATCACGTACTGGAGCACGGCTTCGCGTATGGCAGCGGCGGCGACCGCCTGCACGGTAAGCCGTTTATGCTGATGGTCTCGACCGGCGGCAACGCGCAGGCGTATTCGCCGCAGGGCTACAACCGGTATCCGATTGAAGAATTCTGGCTGCCGTTCCGCGCGACAGCCAACATGACCGGCATGGTCTGGCAGACGCCCGCGCTGATTCAGGGCACCCATGTACTGAGCGACGCCGAACTCGACGCGGGCATCGCGCAGTGGCTGAGCCGGGTAAACGCGCTGGTAAGCTGA
- a CDS encoding LysR family transcriptional regulator codes for MTLTSDVHRLLPAFLAAAQSQSFSAAARLLGVTPAAVSKSVRQLEARLGRVLFQRNTHFVVLTEEGAALRDQVAPLWHALDQALEKPADEPQGLVRVSVIPGFGRYLLMPELPAFQARYPQVRLDLAMDPRRVNLIGERIDVAVGQRTVQDSRVVTREIRPMRMMLAASPAYLARFGTPQRPQDLVHHHCLVHRNPGNGKLQSWLADELAMEEQHAFLISTFPDVLVDAALADMGIVSLADWYLAPPVASGRLVPLMEAHWPAPQPLWVKYPHHRLAPRVRAFVDFLIEKFTA; via the coding sequence ATGACGCTGACTTCCGATGTACACCGCCTGCTGCCCGCTTTTCTGGCCGCCGCGCAGAGCCAGAGCTTTTCCGCCGCCGCGCGCCTGCTGGGCGTGACGCCCGCCGCCGTGAGTAAAAGCGTGCGCCAGCTGGAAGCGCGGCTCGGGCGCGTGCTGTTCCAGCGCAACACCCATTTTGTGGTGCTGACGGAAGAAGGCGCGGCGCTGCGCGACCAGGTGGCGCCGCTGTGGCACGCGTTGGATCAGGCGCTGGAAAAACCCGCCGACGAGCCGCAGGGGCTGGTGCGTGTGAGCGTCATTCCGGGCTTCGGCCGCTATCTCCTGATGCCGGAACTGCCCGCTTTTCAGGCGCGCTACCCGCAGGTACGTCTGGATCTGGCGATGGATCCGCGCCGCGTCAATCTGATTGGCGAGCGGATCGACGTGGCGGTCGGCCAGCGCACCGTGCAGGACAGCCGGGTAGTGACGCGCGAGATCCGCCCGATGCGCATGATGCTCGCCGCCTCCCCCGCTTATCTGGCGCGCTTCGGCACGCCGCAACGCCCGCAGGATCTTGTACATCACCACTGTCTCGTACACCGCAATCCCGGCAACGGCAAGCTGCAAAGCTGGCTTGCTGACGAACTGGCGATGGAAGAGCAGCATGCGTTTCTTATCAGCACCTTTCCCGACGTGCTGGTCGACGCGGCGCTGGCGGATATGGGCATCGTTTCGCTCGCCGACTGGTATCTGGCTCCGCCCGTCGCCTCGGGCCGCCTCGTGCCGCTGATGGAGGCCCACTGGCCCGCGCCGCAGCCGCTATGGGTGAAATATCCGCACCATCGCCTGGCCCCGCGCGTGCGGGCATTTGTCGACTTTTTAATCGAAAAATTCACGGCGTAA